Within Topomyia yanbarensis strain Yona2022 chromosome 2, ASM3024719v1, whole genome shotgun sequence, the genomic segment TGAAAAGCCGTCAAATGAGTCGCGAGCTAAAAAAGCGAAGAAATAATATAGCTTAGTATTTTTATTGCACATCTAATCTTGTTACTCCCGGATGGGAGTTTATCACAATGATTAAATGAGGTATTCATAATATCCATATATCTTTCATTTTCTAAAGGCtatcgtgctcaataaaattacaaattaaaataaacgaatttccTTAACCTGATATGAAGCTTACGCTAACAGGTTGTCGTTGCAAATAAACATACATAAAATTTGTCACATTAATTTTTGGAGCTTTTACTTTTTATCTGATCCGTTCGTTTTCCAACAAGAATAATTCTAGTCACTAGATGGCGTGACTAAGAATATGACTCCAAAATTTCTCCATAGATGGGTAACGATCAATAAACAACTGATTTTAGCGTGCGATAGAATAGCAAAGACACTTTCGAAGTCCGCGATATATGAAAATCATCCCATAAAAAGACATTCAAATTCGTTCAATACTCATTCTCTATTAGACCAATGTTGGATGACATAGAAAACTTATGGGTTTCTTTCCAGACAGTGATTTTCCATTGGTCAGAGCGCTATCCGGCTCCAATGCCACGACTGATTCCAACttaatcggttgttgcatttgagttagaatccattcagaattccaAACGGTTTGACCTGGCAGCGTCTCACGGACACTAATGCAGTTTCTTGGATGAAAACAATCTCgtattaaatttttgattttgctattgttgttcattattttgtgttttgtATCGTACCGTACGtgcatgagccgtagaaaagtagTTACTCCACtcatgtcacaaatttctttatattCTGCCTTCGTATGTAAcgaattattaatattttttcagtaaAAGTATGTTATGTTTCGTTCTTCCCGTTTTACATAATTTATGATTGATCCTTAGCATTGATTCCAGTCAACAACTCGCGCTAAATTTAATCATACCACGGAAATATATGATATTAACCGAACAAGAGCCTGGTGTGTTAACCGTTTTTCACAAGTAGAATAGATTTGCGAATCTTTATAAAGTGATCCAATCAAAAGCACTATATTCCAATCAGTAGCTAATGGATATTAGTCATGGAGAGAATCTACAGACCTAAATGCTCCAAGGTAATATCTGTAAGGCAGGCTTTGCGTGAATTCCATCAGGAACTATTGCCGGACGGTTGGAGACATGTGCCAACTACGAAAGATGATATTGCTACTGCCATGGGATTTAGTGGTACAGAACAGGAGTTTAACGAACTGCTGCAGGCAGTGGATCTAGATCAGCATCTATCCAGTACAAAGGATATACGTATTTCTTCCTTCCATCCGGCACGTGTTCAAAACGTTCAAAAACCGGCCGAAATCCCAGAAAAGGCGAACCGCTTTAATTGCGTTCAGCATGCCTTGAAAATTACCGGCAAGTTTCGCAAAAATTTGGACTCAAAAATTCGCTACAACAAGCATAAATACTCGTGCATCACTCGAAGTGATGAACCGGATCTAGAACCCTACATGGAGATATTGCTTGAGATACGATTCTATGAACCTTTCAAGTACAAACCAGGCATCCGACTAGGACACCCCAAGTTTCATCAAGAATTTTACGTTCTTGGAACGCAGTTTCTAACTGAATTGCGCGACAAAATATATTGTCAATGTGATTTGGGACCTTTTTTTGATATTAGCGAAAACCCCCACATTAACTCAATTGATAAGAACACTAACGTGGAATCGCGGCCAAATCCTGGCTTCTTCTTCATTCACgatacattttacaatgatttgaGAAATGAAGACAGTTATGATTATTCAGAAGTCATCCGGAGTTGGGCCGAGCGCCAGAAAAATGTTGGAGAACTAAGAACTCGAAGAATGGAAGAAACAAAGTTTGAAGATATTTTTTTCCGGCTAGGTTACCCACAGGTAAACCAAATCTATATTCATTGAAAGCGTTTACAGTTTTTCTTATTGTCACAGGTTTACCAGCATCATGGGAATTGTGAACACATATTTGTGGTTTCAGACTGTAGGCTACTCGCAACTTCCGATGTGCTGCTGCGGAAACGATACCCTATTTTAAATTCGTATGCTTTTCCCAGATCGATTCCATGTAACATTTGTGGTCACTGCGAAGCGAATTATATTGTCAAAAATAGTGACCAGCACATATTTGATCCTGCCTATGTTTGCGAAGTATGCTTTCAGTCGTATCACTATAAAGACGGGAAGAAATTAGGTGAATTCGAAGCTTTTCGATTTCTGGGCACAAAAATTGCCGTCAAAGAAGACGAGTTCGAGAATGATAGTCATCCGTAACTATTAATtatttgtatttatatttttattttatcatttttacgaAAGCCTGttagtttacactgtatttcagGTCAAGGAAATAtgtttaatatctttttattcgaaaaactccAAAGAAACGAGAATATCTCAGTTCGGTTTTTGCTTTTCCAGCTGTGCTCGGAGTTGTTGGTTAAAGTCATCCTCTACATTATCGTCGTCCCAATTGTCCTCCCAAACACTAAGCTCCTCCTCATCTTCTTTATTCCCGGCCCAATCTAAAACAATTAcaacgcttgcaattttcgtACGATTAATGATTAACTTAAATTACCTTCAGAAGGGAACTCCTCAAATTCGTCATCTTCTTCCAGCAAACCAAGATCAACTTTCGATTTCTCTTTGTTTTCCTTGTCGGCCATAGTTACAGATGACTGAATAAACGAAAAAGAGTTTTAATATCCTAAATTTAAGCTTTTAACAGCTTATTCCGACGCGAACTAGTCACTCAATTCAACCACAACATGCGAGTCATTAAACCAGGCTGTCAGTGTCAAATTGGGTTATGACGACCAGCGATGCGAGAtatgaagacatgtcttcatttGAAGACTGTTgaaacccagttaaactcattccggaaccggttcggatttctgaatggagtcattatggattccaaatcaaatgcaacaaccgattccgactcagaatcggttgttgcatttgatttggaatccataatgactccattcaggattccgaatcaaattcccaatggtttgaccgggaaggGTTGAAAGGTTGTGAAGTAAGTCGGTGAAGACCGTGAAGACAGTAAAACtcagccggaattctggctggctcTAGTCAGTATTCCAGCTCCAGTGACAACCGATTCTAGCTATAATCGGTTGTGTCATTCAAGCCGGAATACAAtgtagaaccagccagcattccggctgagcttaactgggagatttttcatgttaaattttttttcgggtgTCTGACTGACTTCTGGCAAAATTCTGGCTCAAAATAAAACCCGGTACAGAATCCTgcacgctcattcaaaactactcaaaatttgagttccgagAACTCAAATTCCTAAATCGATGCTACTTACCTAAGGCTGTTCGCAACGCTGATGTATTCCATATGGGCTGTTCTATTTTACATCACCGACTAAAacagccctctaagaacggttggtttcaaaatcgtccaatgaaggacgttcgttggaccaatttggacaacgtccaaataaccgttcaacgaacgtccatagttggacccgtgttgaacgattttgaaacaattttttggacgtctcagtgggagaTCAATCGCAATGCTGTTTTCTTTGTTTACTCTTCCGACCTACAACCGTACTTCAGCTTTCTGCAGGTTGAATTGCCTCTTTCTATTCGGCAGTAAGTGTTCTGCCTTTTGGGCCCGCCTGGTTTTCCGTTTCCTGGCGAGGCTCTTGGAGTCTCGGATACAGGTGTCCAACCAGCTTCTCCTTTCCTTGCTTTCGGGGAGCCAAGAAAAAGCAGccttatgtggttttcgtttgaagggaaactgagtcagtttctaaccccaactgctgtcaaaatgtatgaactgacagcgcacagtggtttaaaacgcgaaaaacgtgatcgtattgaataacttcgaaatggttcGTTAAAGCGATATACAACCTTCGGAAGAATTTGTGACAATGGAACGCCCCTTCTttctaaataaaaaattgttgattaatcctcctataagtgagatgcaaaatttatttctcgtataATTAAAGATAGCGAGTTGAAGTATTCAGCCaagttgtagtaaattcatTTATAAGAAACTTTACCGAAGGTGGAAATGTCCTATCTTTAATGGTTTTTAGGTATCGAGCATTATTTGTGAAAAGAccggaaaaatcatttttttcatcataactttttttcaagattttttagaaGGCCACAATGTTCTACAGAACTGtcacaattaatgaaatacataatttttgtgaacaaagtaataaattatgttgaaccgtttttgagatattcacgttttttgttcGAAATACGGCCTACTTTGCTCTCAAATAActcatgaacgggcaaaaacgggcagaccACTCAGTATGTTTTTCTAGTCTAAAATCATGGTATGAAACATATTCGGTGAAGCTGAAGAGATAAAGTGGtagtgtcttcagaaaagttttgGAGAATACTCTTACaagaaacattgccgaagatATCGGCTTTCTATCTTTACTGGGTTTTGGATAAAGTGAATTGTTCGGTGGTAGTACGGGTAATACGCTGGTTTATAAGCCAGTAGTCGTATGGTCAAGCCCCAATGAGAATGGATTTTTAGTATAAGTAGGCGGCACATAAACCCTGACATTGACTTCAAAGTGTGTCGACAGAGAAGGTCAAGTTCCACAATGAAATGTAGTACCAAGACTTGGACCATCGATATAGGATTGATTGTTCGTGTTTGCGAAGAACGAATTGACGGTTGAATTTGCATTGATATATAAATGAAAAAGGAATATTCTTATAGTAATTCGTTTACTATTCACAATCGCTATTACACTCATCCgcacaggggcggcgaaacactttacgcccgagtgggtagtaagcataggggaggggtccattagtaaggattttttcccttctcgcaatgcacacgcttacacgtttgtttatgcaaatggatttgtgatacatcgatgttttcaaatgtgtgtagtgcgagatacatgcgttgctcatcaaatatttttgaaatggttcaaaatttcgagtgggtaattacccactcgattaTTTTTGAGTGGGTACTACTACCCacactacccacgctttccgccggccctgcatcCGCATCAGAATCTTCGTCAGAGTCACTTAAATCCAACATGAACAATGCATCTGGGTCGAATTGTCGTTTTGATTTGTTTGCGGTATTCAATTCCACCTAGGCATTTTTAGTAATGTTGAATATAGCAGCAGTATCATGGTATGGTTAAGTTAttatcatatattttattcttataagcaaaatgaaaaacacattTGAGTATATTTATATGCATGTCACTGACAGTTCACGGGATagtatattgaaaaattcacatATTATCTACATTTATGCATACCTGTAACCATGACTTTTGCAAAGTTCAGTAATGTACGCTGCCGTAACACAACACGAACCACGTCACACTTGATTAAAACTGCAAATTCAAATTAAGCCAACAAAACTGTTTTTCTGCACACAAAATCTGACACAACACTAGACAGCGATAATGCGACACAAGTAATCAAAGCATGCAAGATGAAACCATTTTGTTAGGGTtttcaaaatgaaaatgaaaccaTTTTTGTAGGGTTTCCATAAATAGTGCACCTTATCTAAACAACCAGTAGAGATAGAAAGccgatgtcttcggcaatgtttcttGTAAGAGTATTCTCTAAAACTTTTGCGAAGACACTACCACTTTATCTCTTCAGCTTCACCGAATATGTTTCATACCATGATTTTAGACTAGAAAAACATCTTTTTCGACTCTAGCTACCAGAGCCCTGGATACAACCGGATACAAAGGATTTGTTCAGATGCTTATAGCATTTTTGTATTACTTTCAAACCCATACTGAGTggtctgcccgtttttgcccgttcatgagTTATTTGAGAGCAAAGTAGGCCGTATTTCgaacaaaaaacgtgaatatctcaaaAAACGGTTCAACATAATTTATtgctttgttcacaaaaaatatgtatttcattaattgtgaCAGTTCTGTAGAACATTGTGGCCCtctaaaaaatcttgaaaaaaagttgtgatgaaaaaaatgatttttccggTCTTTTCTCAAATAATGCTCGATACCTAAAAAACCATTAAAGATAGGACATTTCCACCTTCGGTAAAGTTTTTTATAAATGAATTTACTACCACTTGGCTGAATACTTCAACTCGCTATCTTTAATtatacgagaaataaattttgcatctcacttataggaggatcaatcaacaatttttttatttagaaagaAGGGGCGTTCCATTGTCACAAATTCTTCCGAAGGTTGTATATCGCTTTAACgaaccatttcgaagttattcaaaacgatcacgtttttcgcgttttaaaccactgtgcagcggttggggttagaacctgactcagtttcgggttcaagcgaaatcgccattagccGATGTCAATGCTCACTCAGCTacattagggtgaccatatcagacgagtaaaaaaccaggacagtcgaaagggtacgGACTCCCccgttacctctcaatcgacattgccttttccTCATGTTTTTggcagtaaaaaagttatgggaatctgggaggaagagctctgccagaaagtctttcaTCGCAATTCCACAgtggcagttcttgctacacaaccttaagcaaatgtttaatgctgagatggtctgtgcagTACCGGTgaggagttttcagtactaaaaacacgacatggacgtaaatcagaaacatcagtgatcccaagtagcttccatGCGCTATGCCTGGCGATCTCCattgacaaccattatctctcgacttgagagctgcaaaacctaccgttgttaccaaaaacttctccatttaatcgattgttatatgaaaactggcggatagcttggtgtaaataatatcagtttgagcacgagcttgaaaaaattgacatccctgcgtgaatttgaaagaaaacaaaattcaattcatgcatgtagcgatgaaagaaatgtttggttcgtttccctcgttttcgttcatgctatcctcgctgttaacgttgtatgggctttcacgattacctggtttgagttgcttgtggggcctacgggtcacgatcgcgtatccgtgttctttgttatttactttaataTCGGTGGTACTGGCAGTTGTTTGGGAAGTAGTAGGCACATCACAATGATCGTTCACGCTGTGCGTACgttctgttgttccagtattcgttggtgcctgagctggtggtttgtgatttagttgatgttgatgaagggctgtgtgatgggtatgcttgcaattgatattgcttcgttagaggtttgtgtacatggtttctcgtagtgtgtcttcttgtaTAACAACGTAGGATACGCAGGAGTCTGTTCTTCatacgtgcacagcgtgatttaaGATTTGCTGACGCGTTTTGCTTTAAATTGAAAGTTCAAATATGAAGGAAtaggtcactcgcattctcaagAAACAAAAACCGTTGGAAATACCTAAATTTTCTCCGGGTTTCAAACTAAAAGGATTCCACcgttacgtattccgacatgatggttgtaataaatttattaatagtacccaggtgttgatcgtgcagacgcatatcaatcttatcattgtcaatataaatggatatcttggtcctaacattatcatgctcaacgacgtattgcatgttgGCTTCCATTGCGTAGCTTTCCGTTatagccaaagttttaaatgttatcaGTAACGAGTGTAGTGACTTTGTCTAACGACG encodes:
- the LOC131683520 gene encoding snRNA-activating protein complex subunit 3, producing the protein MERIYRPKCSKVISVRQALREFHQELLPDGWRHVPTTKDDIATAMGFSGTEQEFNELLQAVDLDQHLSSTKDIRISSFHPARVQNVQKPAEIPEKANRFNCVQHALKITGKFRKNLDSKIRYNKHKYSCITRSDEPDLEPYMEILLEIRFYEPFKYKPGIRLGHPKFHQEFYVLGTQFLTELRDKIYCQCDLGPFFDISENPHINSIDKNTNVESRPNPGFFFIHDTFYNDLRNEDSYDYSEVIRSWAERQKNVGELRTRRMEETKFEDIFFRLGYPQVYQHHGNCEHIFVVSDCRLLATSDVLLRKRYPILNSYAFPRSIPCNICGHCEANYIVKNSDQHIFDPAYVCEVCFQSYHYKDGKKLGEFEAFRFLGTKIAVKEDEFENDSHP